Proteins encoded by one window of Thermoanaerobaculia bacterium:
- a CDS encoding PIN domain-containing protein yields the protein MIFLDTSFLIRGLVRDSAEDRALRKWLRRSEVLGMSAVAWTELLCGPIDDTQHEFAAGVVSLRVAFTEEDAVLAARLFNETGRRRGSLIDCMIAATALRAREPLATSNAADFRRFATYGLAVLEA from the coding sequence GTGATCTTTCTCGATACGAGCTTTCTCATCCGAGGGCTCGTGCGCGACTCCGCCGAGGATCGCGCCTTGCGGAAGTGGCTGAGGCGCTCCGAGGTCCTGGGGATGAGCGCCGTTGCCTGGACGGAGTTGCTGTGCGGTCCGATCGACGACACTCAACACGAGTTCGCGGCGGGCGTCGTGTCGCTGCGTGTTGCTTTCACGGAGGAGGATGCCGTGCTCGCCGCGCGCCTGTTCAACGAGACCGGACGAAGGCGCGGCTCGCTCATCGACTGCATGATCGCGGCGACCGCGCTGCGGGCCCGCGAACCTCTCGCGACCTCGAACGCGGCCGATTTTCGGCGCTTCGCGACCTACGGACTCGCCGTCCTCGAAGCCTGA
- a CDS encoding ribbon-helix-helix protein, CopG family has protein sequence MATTTVKSTYSLDVATVRALEEIAASWGVSKSEALRRAIGAARRESTGGAPTALDALDALQRALDWKGPAADRWAKAVRAERRAASRRSESR, from the coding sequence ATGGCCACCACTACCGTGAAATCGACCTACTCGCTGGACGTCGCGACGGTTCGCGCTCTCGAGGAGATCGCCGCGAGCTGGGGGGTGTCCAAGTCCGAGGCGTTGCGGCGGGCGATCGGCGCGGCTCGGCGAGAGTCGACCGGCGGAGCGCCGACGGCGCTCGACGCCCTGGACGCCCTGCAGCGAGCGCTCGACTGGAAGGGCCCGGCGGCGGATCGCTGGGCCAAGGCAGTCCGCGCCGAGCGTCGGGCGGCCTCCCGCCGGAGCGAGTCCAGGTGA
- the pgl gene encoding 6-phosphogluconolactonase, translating into MKPEILVAAPEELAAAFVDRLERQAAAAIAERGRFSLALTGGSAATALLPRLVCAAIDWRRTDVFWGDERAVPATDPESNFALAQRLLLGPAQVPVANLHRLPADLPDLEAAGVAGETEMLGCLGDPPRFDVLWLGVGTDGHVASLFPGHPLLHERRRFVAAVVDSPKPPPRRLTLTLPAIAAARCLVVTALGESKAAAVGAALGEAGSGLPLALALAAADQAWLLLDPDAALQLPPGHSDAGLQAAAARRSSRRSRRYFGG; encoded by the coding sequence GTGAAGCCGGAGATCCTGGTGGCGGCGCCAGAGGAGCTGGCGGCGGCTTTCGTCGACCGTCTCGAGCGCCAGGCTGCGGCGGCAATCGCAGAGCGCGGGCGCTTCTCTCTGGCGCTCACCGGCGGCTCCGCCGCGACAGCGCTCCTCCCGCGACTCGTCTGCGCCGCCATCGACTGGCGGCGCACCGACGTCTTCTGGGGCGACGAACGGGCAGTCCCGGCGACCGACCCTGAGTCGAACTTCGCCCTCGCGCAGCGCCTCTTGCTCGGACCTGCCCAGGTGCCGGTGGCAAATCTCCACCGCCTGCCGGCCGACCTCCCCGATCTCGAAGCCGCGGGAGTCGCCGGCGAGACGGAGATGCTCGGTTGCCTCGGCGACCCGCCGCGCTTCGACGTACTCTGGCTCGGGGTGGGAACGGACGGGCACGTCGCGTCGCTCTTTCCCGGTCATCCTCTGCTCCACGAGCGCCGCCGCTTCGTCGCGGCCGTGGTCGATTCGCCGAAGCCGCCTCCCAGGCGCCTCACCCTGACGCTCCCGGCGATCGCTGCGGCGCGCTGCCTCGTCGTCACGGCGCTGGGGGAGTCCAAGGCGGCGGCCGTCGGCGCGGCGCTCGGCGAGGCCGGTTCCGGACTGCCGCTGGCCTTGGCGCTCGCCGCGGCCGACCAGGCCTGGCTGCTGCTCGATCCGGACGCGGCGCTGCAGTTGCCGCCCGGCCATTCGGATGCCGGGCTGCAGGCAGCTGCCGCGCGGCGGTCGAGTCGTCGATCTCGGCGCTACTTCGGCGGGTGA